A single window of Streptomyces aquilus DNA harbors:
- a CDS encoding AMP-binding protein, producing the protein MDLPYDTRPDPEEYLQAVLEWHFHPNTGSPYWLERAKSLDFDPRRDVRTFDDLRLFPNVANEMRKVPAQALIPRGYGPTPEIVGVYESGGTTGAPKRVVCPRDWLDRLIAWSNANLNEHGFPRGVDWLGLVPSGPHIVGEIFRRSAATHGRHGFQVDLDPRWVKKLIAAGKKDEADSYAEHVIDQAEFVLRTQDVGVLTITPALLERLVRRDELVALVNEKVRAIRWGGTQLDPDTHHLYRTEIFPGLVLYGHYGSTMILGIAGQRVPAGEEDTCVFDTFSPYVTFSVVDPRNRRLVPYGERGQVVMNHLSKALFLPNNLERDLATRVEPLPGCIGDAVADIAPVSHFENEAVVEGVY; encoded by the coding sequence ATGGACCTTCCGTACGACACCCGGCCCGATCCGGAGGAGTACCTCCAGGCTGTTCTCGAGTGGCACTTCCACCCGAACACCGGATCGCCGTACTGGCTCGAGCGGGCCAAGTCACTTGACTTCGACCCGCGTCGGGACGTGAGGACCTTCGACGATTTGCGGCTCTTCCCGAACGTCGCGAACGAGATGCGCAAGGTACCGGCGCAAGCTCTGATCCCTCGGGGATATGGACCAACCCCCGAAATCGTGGGCGTTTACGAGAGTGGCGGCACCACCGGGGCGCCCAAGCGCGTGGTCTGCCCCCGGGACTGGCTGGACCGCCTGATCGCCTGGAGTAACGCCAACCTCAACGAACACGGCTTCCCGCGCGGCGTCGACTGGCTCGGGCTCGTACCGTCCGGCCCCCACATCGTCGGGGAGATCTTCCGGCGCTCGGCAGCCACACACGGACGTCACGGCTTCCAGGTCGACTTGGACCCACGCTGGGTGAAGAAGCTGATCGCGGCGGGCAAGAAGGACGAGGCCGACTCCTACGCCGAACACGTCATCGACCAGGCAGAGTTCGTGCTGCGCACGCAGGACGTCGGCGTGCTGACCATCACTCCCGCACTGCTGGAGCGGCTGGTGCGGCGCGACGAGCTGGTCGCGCTCGTCAACGAGAAGGTACGTGCGATCCGCTGGGGCGGCACCCAGCTCGACCCGGATACCCACCACCTGTACCGTACCGAGATCTTCCCCGGCCTCGTTCTGTACGGCCATTACGGCAGCACGATGATTCTCGGAATCGCCGGCCAGCGCGTGCCTGCGGGCGAGGAGGACACCTGTGTCTTCGACACCTTCTCGCCGTACGTGACCTTTTCGGTGGTGGATCCGCGAAACCGCCGGCTGGTGCCCTACGGAGAGCGGGGGCAGGTAGTGATGAACCATCTCTCCAAGGCGCTCTTCCTCCCCAATAATCTCGAACGGGACCTGGCCACCCGCGTCGAACCGCTGCCCGGCTGCATCGGCGATGCCGTCGCAGACATCGCTCCCGTCTCCCACTTCGAGAACGAGGCGGTTGTCGAGGGGGTCTACTGA
- a CDS encoding SGNH/GDSL hydrolase family protein → MKDLGKAVQFSWPGVYFEGRFRGTGVGVVLDCAAADYDVQVDGSTVATLFTPGDTTHWINGLRDGEHTVRVVKRNDTPGDTSTFGGFLAAPGGAVLSKPAPRDRQIEFIGDSLTVGYGNVSGTRDCNPEQIKRNTNTDMSHGALTAQQLEADYQINGFSGLGMVRNVAGICPDVTYRTYYDRALLNVDGDVWQNPGTWRPQVVVINLGSNDFSDLTPAEPWRPDSLAAAYRTAYGKFLRKLRTRYGLGTTLVAVGFDRNAEHVRQVVEARNDAGDSGVHYWFLDQAGLDFLGCDGHTSAHDDRVIADRLAPFLRSLRTGW, encoded by the coding sequence GTGAAGGACCTGGGAAAGGCAGTGCAGTTCAGCTGGCCTGGGGTGTACTTCGAGGGCCGCTTCCGCGGGACCGGGGTCGGGGTGGTGCTCGACTGCGCGGCCGCCGACTACGACGTCCAGGTTGACGGGAGCACCGTCGCCACCCTGTTCACACCCGGCGACACCACGCACTGGATCAACGGTCTGCGGGACGGCGAGCACACGGTCCGGGTCGTCAAACGCAACGACACTCCAGGGGACACCAGCACGTTCGGAGGCTTCCTCGCCGCACCCGGGGGCGCCGTACTGAGCAAGCCGGCGCCACGGGACCGCCAGATCGAGTTCATCGGGGACTCCCTCACGGTGGGCTACGGCAATGTCTCGGGCACCCGGGACTGCAATCCGGAGCAGATCAAGCGGAACACCAACACCGACATGAGCCACGGCGCCCTCACCGCCCAGCAACTGGAGGCCGATTACCAGATCAACGGCTTCTCCGGCCTCGGCATGGTGCGCAACGTCGCCGGCATCTGCCCGGACGTCACGTACCGGACCTACTACGACCGCGCTTTGCTGAACGTGGACGGCGATGTCTGGCAGAACCCGGGGACGTGGCGCCCTCAGGTCGTGGTGATCAATCTCGGCTCCAACGACTTCTCCGACCTCACCCCCGCTGAACCGTGGAGGCCTGACAGCCTCGCGGCCGCCTACCGCACCGCCTATGGCAAGTTCCTTCGGAAACTGCGGACGCGCTACGGTCTCGGCACCACGCTCGTGGCTGTCGGCTTCGACAGAAACGCCGAGCATGTGCGGCAGGTCGTCGAGGCGCGTAACGATGCCGGCGACAGCGGGGTCCATTACTGGTTCCTCGATCAGGCGGGCCTGGACTTCCTCGGATGTGACGGCCACACCTCGGCTCATGACGACCGGGTGATCGCCGACCGCCTTGCCCCGTTCCTCAGGAGCCTGCGAACGGGATGGTGA
- a CDS encoding FAD-dependent monooxygenase, translated as MKRTVLISGAGISGPALGYWLHRAGWAVTVVERADALRAGGYPIDIRGTAVEVVRRMGILRQLREAHTGTRRYTFLNSDGGVVASLNGPSPGRSPEGHDLEVRRGDLAAELYSITRDDVEFLFNDSIDTVDQTGGGVDVTFRSGRRRTFDVAVGADGMHSQTREAWFGPEERFHRYLGYGFAIFTMPNTLGLSRELMMWNTPGKAAALYAVGETDELHAFLNFHWPKPPFAEVRGPGARRDLVARVFAGASWEVPRMVGAMRDAADVFCDTAAQIRMPRWTGGRVALVGDAAYAPSFLTGQGSSLALVGAYVLGRSLATHGNHTAAFAAYEQDLREYVAVNQALVDSGRARLFPATAQALELRNSMLRGLDHMPSATARPAHSALRL; from the coding sequence ATGAAGCGGACAGTCCTGATTTCCGGGGCCGGTATCTCCGGGCCCGCGCTGGGGTATTGGCTGCACCGGGCCGGCTGGGCGGTCACCGTGGTGGAGCGGGCCGACGCACTGCGTGCCGGTGGCTATCCGATCGACATCCGCGGGACCGCGGTCGAGGTGGTCCGGCGGATGGGGATACTGCGCCAGCTGCGGGAGGCACATACCGGCACACGTCGCTATACCTTCCTCAATTCCGATGGCGGCGTCGTGGCCTCGCTCAACGGGCCTTCCCCTGGCCGCAGTCCCGAGGGGCACGACCTTGAGGTGCGGCGCGGGGATCTCGCCGCGGAGCTCTATTCGATCACCCGCGACGACGTGGAGTTTCTGTTCAACGATTCCATCGACACCGTCGACCAGACCGGCGGAGGCGTCGATGTCACGTTCCGCAGCGGCCGACGGCGCACCTTCGACGTGGCGGTCGGCGCTGACGGGATGCACTCGCAGACCCGGGAGGCGTGGTTCGGCCCCGAAGAGCGGTTCCACCGCTATCTCGGCTACGGCTTCGCCATCTTCACCATGCCCAACACTCTCGGGCTCTCCCGTGAGCTCATGATGTGGAACACCCCGGGGAAGGCCGCGGCCCTCTACGCCGTCGGGGAGACCGACGAGCTGCACGCGTTCCTGAACTTCCACTGGCCGAAGCCGCCGTTCGCCGAGGTCCGCGGCCCCGGTGCCCGGCGGGATCTGGTCGCCCGGGTCTTCGCCGGCGCCAGCTGGGAGGTTCCGCGGATGGTCGGTGCCATGCGCGACGCGGCCGACGTGTTCTGCGATACGGCCGCCCAGATCCGTATGCCGCGGTGGACCGGCGGCCGGGTCGCGCTCGTCGGCGACGCCGCGTACGCGCCCTCGTTCCTCACCGGGCAGGGTTCGAGCCTGGCCCTGGTCGGCGCCTACGTGCTCGGCCGCTCTCTGGCCACTCACGGGAACCACACCGCGGCTTTCGCCGCGTACGAACAGGACCTTCGCGAGTACGTGGCCGTGAATCAGGCGCTGGTCGACAGCGGCCGGGCAAGGCTCTTCCCGGCCACAGCCCAGGCGCTGGAGCTGCGCAACAGCATGCTTCGCGGCCTGGACCACATGCCTTCGGCGACAGCCCGACCGGCGCACTCCGCCCTCAGGCTGTAG
- a CDS encoding transposase domain-containing protein encodes MTAAVPFELVDAVLTETWTVQRRLRDLPSRAGMYFLLAMYLFPAVGYRLVCDKLNGGLTGTPVVAPPA; translated from the coding sequence TTGACCGCCGCGGTGCCGTTCGAGCTGGTCGACGCGGTGCTGACGGAGACGTGGACAGTCCAGCGGCGGCTGCGTGATCTGCCGTCCCGGGCCGGAATGTACTTCTTGCTCGCCATGTATCTGTTTCCCGCGGTCGGCTACCGGCTGGTCTGTGACAAGCTGAACGGCGGCCTGACCGGAACGCCGGTGGTCGCGCCGCCCGCCTGA
- a CDS encoding aldo/keto reductase, with product MQNVTLSNGVKMPVLGFGVYQIPPEQTEQAVSEALAAGYRLLDTAAYYSNEEAVGRAIESSGIPRADLFVTTKLWVQDAPARENTRRAAEASLAKLGLDYLDLYLMHQPYGDVYGQWHAMEDLNREGLAKAIGVANFYPDRLVDLVVNNDITPAVNQIETHPFFQRTADQRLMRECGVQIQSWGGLAEGRLELFTHPLLNEIGKQHGKSVAQVVLRWLVQRSVVAIPKSVRPERMVENIAVFDFELTDDQMASIAALDTGASLFLDHHDPKIVAWLARKRLNRSGSDGCSGIPGSDGAGLLDN from the coding sequence ATGCAGAACGTGACCTTGAGCAACGGCGTAAAGATGCCGGTCCTCGGCTTCGGCGTCTACCAGATTCCGCCAGAACAGACCGAGCAGGCCGTCTCCGAGGCCCTAGCCGCCGGCTACCGGCTGCTGGACACCGCCGCCTACTACAGCAACGAGGAAGCTGTCGGCCGCGCTATCGAGAGCAGCGGCATCCCGCGCGCGGACCTGTTCGTCACCACCAAACTGTGGGTCCAGGATGCCCCAGCCAGGGAGAACACCCGGCGCGCCGCCGAGGCCTCACTCGCCAAGCTCGGTCTGGACTACCTCGACCTCTATCTGATGCACCAGCCCTACGGCGACGTCTACGGGCAGTGGCACGCCATGGAGGACCTGAATCGCGAGGGCCTCGCCAAGGCGATCGGCGTCGCCAACTTCTACCCCGACCGCCTCGTCGACCTCGTCGTCAACAACGACATCACCCCCGCAGTCAACCAGATCGAGACCCACCCATTCTTCCAGCGCACCGCCGACCAAAGGCTCATGCGCGAATGCGGAGTACAGATCCAGTCCTGGGGGGGCCTTGCCGAGGGCAGGCTCGAACTGTTCACTCATCCGCTGCTGAACGAGATCGGCAAACAGCACGGCAAGTCGGTGGCCCAGGTCGTGCTGCGCTGGCTGGTCCAGCGCAGCGTCGTGGCGATCCCCAAGTCGGTGCGACCCGAGCGCATGGTGGAGAACATCGCCGTCTTCGACTTCGAGCTGACCGACGACCAGATGGCCTCCATCGCCGCCCTGGACACCGGCGCCTCGCTGTTCCTCGACCACCACGACCCGAAAATCGTCGCCTGGCTCGCCAGGAAACGTCTGAACCGCTCCGGGTCTGATGGATGCTCTGGTATCCCCGGTTCTGATGGAGCCGGGTTGCTGGACAATTGA
- a CDS encoding MFS transporter: MSQAPVSPVRIGRLSIGALGTLALALGTLQTVVDPALPLLQRQLGVSAGEGALVSNTVLVTGAVIAPVAGKLGDRYGGKRVLVRLMALVVAGGLLASLATCLPVLLLGQALQGFMVGALPLSFILVRAHLPAGESQLGIGVVMALFTGGAMAGTLVAGPIAEALSWHWMFALPTIVIVVATLAVARLMPHDPPGPSDHRIDWAGVLLLSGALLVFMTGLVRVTGDGLPPLAVGALAVLVAGLATGWVVVERRSAAPMVNLRMLAKPAIWSACLLTFVVTASFGMVTFLLPQLFALPADGHGFGLDTTDIGLLLLPGAIAGAVSNSVGGLAGRRFGLRAVVIAGAVGTAVAMTALMALHSTPWQLVIAKMLAATAAGVATTALLTSAVDAIEIKDTGIATSLLVVTRVIGIALGVQAGGAILDAGADTQTGLPSEAAFVTGFAVAGLVAASSLLIVRLAKVRSTQVRSKQIRDTKLRNTRKGAQA; encoded by the coding sequence ATGTCCCAGGCTCCGGTTTCGCCTGTTCGTATCGGAAGGCTGTCGATCGGTGCCCTCGGCACCCTTGCGCTCGCCCTCGGCACCCTGCAGACGGTGGTGGACCCTGCGCTCCCGCTGCTGCAGCGTCAGCTGGGGGTCAGCGCGGGTGAAGGGGCGCTGGTCTCCAACACCGTCCTCGTCACGGGCGCGGTCATCGCGCCCGTCGCAGGAAAACTTGGCGATCGCTACGGCGGAAAGCGGGTGCTGGTCCGGCTGATGGCCCTGGTCGTAGCCGGTGGTCTGCTGGCGAGTCTGGCGACTTGCCTGCCGGTGCTGCTGCTCGGGCAAGCCTTGCAGGGCTTCATGGTGGGCGCGCTGCCCCTTTCGTTCATCCTGGTGCGGGCGCACCTTCCGGCGGGAGAATCCCAGTTGGGGATCGGTGTGGTCATGGCGCTGTTCACTGGTGGTGCCATGGCAGGGACGCTGGTTGCCGGGCCGATCGCAGAAGCACTGTCCTGGCACTGGATGTTCGCGCTGCCGACGATCGTCATCGTCGTGGCGACATTGGCCGTAGCGCGCCTGATGCCGCATGATCCACCGGGGCCGTCGGACCACCGGATCGACTGGGCCGGTGTGCTGTTGCTGAGCGGCGCCCTGCTGGTGTTCATGACCGGGCTGGTGCGGGTTACGGGCGACGGCCTGCCGCCGCTCGCGGTCGGTGCCCTGGCGGTGCTCGTGGCCGGTCTCGCGACCGGCTGGGTCGTCGTCGAGCGCCGGTCGGCGGCGCCGATGGTCAATCTGCGCATGCTGGCGAAGCCCGCGATCTGGAGTGCGTGCCTGCTCACCTTCGTCGTCACCGCCTCCTTCGGGATGGTGACCTTTCTGCTGCCGCAGCTGTTCGCGCTGCCGGCCGATGGTCACGGCTTCGGCCTCGACACCACCGATATCGGCCTGCTCCTGCTGCCCGGCGCCATCGCCGGAGCGGTGAGCAATTCGGTCGGCGGGCTCGCGGGGCGCCGGTTCGGGCTGCGTGCCGTGGTGATCGCGGGCGCCGTCGGCACAGCGGTCGCGATGACCGCCCTGATGGCGCTGCACAGCACGCCATGGCAGCTCGTCATCGCCAAGATGCTGGCCGCGACCGCTGCCGGCGTCGCCACCACCGCGCTGCTGACCAGCGCCGTCGATGCGATCGAGATCAAGGACACCGGCATCGCCACCAGCCTGCTCGTGGTGACCCGCGTGATCGGCATCGCCCTGGGCGTCCAGGCCGGGGGCGCGATTCTCGATGCCGGGGCCGATACGCAGACCGGTCTGCCTTCCGAAGCCGCCTTCGTCACCGGGTTCGCCGTCGCCGGCCTCGTGGCCGCATCGTCCCTGCTCATTGTCCGTCTCGCGAAGGTCCGCAGCACGCAGGTCCGGAGCAAGCAGATCCGTGACACGAAGCTCCGTAACACCAGGAAAGGGGCACAGGCATGA
- a CDS encoding LodA/GoxA family CTQ-dependent oxidase, whose translation MDSHIVQVKIHPAIGVARVGNSTEAPFIGPESPDQKPADAGSYKDASGAIRRQAARFRVYGYNAAGEVVRELKPGSEGVTEIQWTVHLANKKAAWYQFHLALDIPEGKTLTAEQYGRRNADVVGADRKKLVNDPGSRTVRGSKTETQKFDTGKVMDKAVYLGEISTRSDGRLLVLGGRGNSASYKNKPITGVTNNDTWYDDVSDGPVTAKVTIDGQVLTAVPAWVVVGPPHYAPGVKSVRTLYDLLFDVFVQAGSLTRPQQVSFADHIEPIFRRFCDLQWVNHGFATQFGWNGPNFFLSPTMRKRLADPSDRSRELRRQVYASLRNYDRDGKSPLPWPWLYGDAMASKPKSVLQHLALSPTQDWMLQRWADGAFVAGPLRQPRPTVDEAPAAEQPGLLDRAALEGCAADAFHPGIEVTWPIRHASMFSAPFRIRHRAPATAEPDYGPTLLPDEAVSATGPLQAQGPGDLTRWMAAPWQADTASCRSGYEVLANLGPRYSPYLPTFWPAQVPNHVLKLEDFEKVNTPSAGSDDSAREEAFERRATWLRGLTGTMNEQRTQMIKDWAKLGVVEVRDYTVGDGKFPDRILVESRPGQPLAQAPDRANLVNVQVPEAGPHVLAAAAGRSPEGRLAPEAVEAESAARAVGEAARATGYREEEITAGYLEKLDPFRDAR comes from the coding sequence ATGGACAGTCACATCGTGCAGGTGAAGATCCACCCCGCCATCGGTGTCGCCCGGGTCGGCAACAGCACAGAGGCACCCTTCATCGGCCCGGAATCACCGGACCAGAAACCAGCGGACGCCGGCTCCTACAAGGACGCTTCCGGGGCGATACGGCGGCAGGCCGCACGATTCCGTGTGTACGGCTACAACGCCGCCGGGGAGGTCGTACGGGAACTGAAGCCGGGCAGCGAGGGTGTCACCGAGATCCAGTGGACGGTGCATCTGGCCAACAAGAAGGCTGCCTGGTACCAGTTCCATCTGGCGCTGGACATCCCCGAGGGCAAGACGCTCACGGCAGAGCAGTACGGCCGACGCAACGCCGACGTCGTGGGCGCCGACAGGAAGAAGCTGGTCAACGATCCCGGCAGCCGCACGGTTCGCGGCTCGAAGACCGAGACGCAGAAGTTCGACACCGGCAAGGTCATGGACAAGGCGGTGTACCTCGGCGAGATCTCCACCCGTTCCGACGGCCGCCTGCTGGTGCTCGGCGGCCGGGGGAACTCCGCCTCCTACAAGAACAAGCCGATCACCGGCGTCACCAACAACGACACCTGGTACGACGACGTGTCCGACGGTCCGGTGACAGCGAAAGTCACCATCGACGGCCAGGTTCTGACCGCCGTACCGGCCTGGGTCGTGGTGGGACCTCCGCACTACGCCCCCGGCGTGAAGTCCGTCCGTACCCTCTACGACCTGCTCTTCGACGTCTTCGTCCAGGCCGGTTCGCTGACCCGCCCGCAGCAGGTCTCGTTCGCCGATCACATCGAGCCGATATTCCGCAGGTTCTGCGATCTGCAGTGGGTCAACCATGGTTTCGCGACCCAGTTCGGCTGGAACGGCCCCAACTTCTTCCTCTCGCCGACGATGCGCAAGAGGCTCGCCGATCCGTCCGACCGAAGCCGGGAACTGCGCCGCCAGGTGTACGCCTCCTTGCGCAACTACGACCGTGACGGAAAGTCCCCGCTGCCGTGGCCGTGGCTGTACGGCGACGCCATGGCCAGCAAGCCCAAGTCCGTGCTTCAGCACCTGGCGCTGTCGCCGACCCAGGACTGGATGCTGCAGCGTTGGGCGGACGGGGCGTTCGTGGCCGGACCCTTGCGGCAGCCGCGCCCCACGGTCGACGAGGCCCCTGCCGCCGAGCAGCCGGGGCTGCTGGACCGGGCGGCCCTGGAGGGCTGCGCCGCCGACGCGTTCCACCCGGGGATCGAGGTCACCTGGCCGATCAGGCACGCGAGCATGTTCAGCGCGCCCTTCCGCATCCGGCACCGCGCCCCCGCCACCGCGGAACCCGACTACGGGCCCACCCTGCTTCCGGACGAGGCGGTCTCCGCCACTGGCCCCCTCCAGGCACAGGGCCCCGGTGACCTCACCCGCTGGATGGCCGCCCCCTGGCAGGCGGACACCGCGAGCTGCCGCTCGGGCTACGAGGTGTTGGCCAACCTGGGGCCCCGGTACAGCCCGTACCTGCCGACCTTCTGGCCTGCCCAGGTACCCAACCATGTGCTCAAGCTGGAGGACTTCGAGAAGGTCAACACGCCGTCGGCCGGGAGCGACGACAGCGCCCGGGAGGAGGCATTCGAGCGGCGGGCGACCTGGCTGCGCGGACTCACCGGCACCATGAACGAGCAACGCACACAGATGATCAAGGACTGGGCCAAACTCGGCGTCGTCGAGGTGCGCGACTACACCGTGGGCGACGGGAAGTTCCCCGACCGGATCCTGGTGGAGTCGCGCCCGGGACAACCGCTCGCTCAGGCACCGGACAGGGCGAACCTCGTCAACGTGCAGGTGCCCGAGGCGGGGCCGCACGTGTTGGCCGCGGCGGCGGGCCGCTCGCCCGAGGGAAGGCTCGCCCCCGAAGCCGTCGAGGCTGAGTCCGCGGCGCGGGCCGTCGGCGAAGCGGCCCGGGCGACCGGCTACCGCGAGGAGGAGATCACCGCCGGATACCTCGAGAAACTCGACCCCTTCCGCGACGCGCGGTGA
- a CDS encoding NAD(P)/FAD-dependent oxidoreductase, with product MSAALALGADTYDVVVAGGGPAGCAAALMLARAGRTVLLADAGTGPPKLGETLVPAGRVLLGDLGIADRVLDSGHLPCYGSLSAWGSSDLHTVDFINDPHGHGWHLDRRLFDQRLRDASRAAGAEVAEGTAVRETVRTPDSGWTLVLRGGTGPAGSESAGEGGPDTGPASGSGGGSGSAGGGGAASGGERTVRCRWVIDATGRAAAMAIRCGARRRVRDRLTALYVPLEADPLDTDRRSLVESDEDGWWYTAPQPSGGRLVAYFTDTDLPAATHTARHFHRRMSATRHVSRWVHRDGPPPTSPTAPRRAAAHTAHLDRVYGDGWTAAGDAAVAFDPLSSQGVLTALYTGLSAGLAVDARLSGVPDGAESSLGAYADQVAAARSAYLRGHRVIHAQEARWTDRSFWARRLADVP from the coding sequence GTGAGCGCCGCCCTCGCTCTCGGCGCGGACACCTACGACGTCGTGGTGGCGGGCGGCGGCCCGGCCGGCTGCGCCGCCGCGCTCATGCTCGCCCGGGCGGGCCGTACGGTCCTGCTGGCGGACGCCGGCACCGGGCCGCCCAAGCTCGGCGAGACGCTCGTACCCGCCGGGCGGGTCCTGCTCGGCGACCTCGGCATAGCCGACCGCGTTCTCGACTCCGGACACCTGCCCTGCTACGGCAGTCTTTCGGCGTGGGGTTCGTCCGACCTGCACACCGTCGACTTCATCAACGACCCGCACGGCCATGGCTGGCACCTCGACCGACGGCTGTTCGACCAGCGACTGCGCGACGCCTCCCGCGCGGCGGGGGCGGAGGTCGCCGAGGGCACGGCCGTACGCGAAACGGTGCGGACGCCGGACAGCGGCTGGACCTTGGTCCTGCGCGGCGGCACCGGCCCTGCCGGTAGCGAGTCGGCGGGCGAGGGCGGGCCCGATACCGGGCCGGCGTCCGGGTCCGGGGGCGGGAGCGGGTCCGCAGGCGGAGGCGGGGCCGCGTCCGGTGGCGAGCGTACGGTGCGCTGCCGCTGGGTGATCGACGCCACCGGCCGCGCCGCCGCGATGGCAATCCGGTGCGGGGCCCGGCGGCGGGTCCGGGACCGGCTCACCGCTCTGTACGTGCCCCTGGAAGCGGACCCGCTGGACACCGACCGCCGCTCCCTCGTCGAGTCCGACGAGGACGGCTGGTGGTACACCGCCCCGCAGCCCTCCGGCGGGCGCCTGGTCGCCTACTTCACCGACACCGACCTGCCGGCCGCCACCCACACCGCACGCCACTTCCACCGACGGATGTCGGCCACCCGCCACGTGTCCCGATGGGTCCACCGGGACGGGCCCCCGCCCACGTCACCCACCGCGCCCCGCCGGGCCGCCGCGCACACGGCGCACCTGGACCGGGTGTACGGAGACGGCTGGACCGCCGCCGGTGACGCGGCGGTCGCCTTCGACCCGCTCTCCTCCCAGGGCGTGCTGACCGCCCTCTACACCGGGCTGAGCGCGGGCCTGGCCGTCGACGCCCGCCTGAGTGGCGTTCCTGACGGCGCGGAGTCGTCCCTCGGCGCCTACGCGGACCAGGTCGCGGCCGCACGCAGCGCATATCTGCGCGGCCACCGTGTCATCCACGCCCAAGAGGCCCGCTGGACCGACCGCTCCTTCTGGGCGCGGCGCCTGGCCGACGTGCCCTGA
- a CDS encoding aldehyde dehydrogenase family protein, translating to MTDLIQLDVLGPAGPYRSRNRATVADVSGRPVAELSLAPTVYVDRAMAALRRATPLPLDERVAAIAHAGQLFATSTINGQTVAEYEHAVSRVGGIPIQVVRAATATAMRRTEQLYNNLQHARPWGAVGDWRDPLTHAGRAVWSRRGEVFAVHAAGNHPGTHTLWPEALALGYRVAVRPSRREPFTPHRLVTALRMAGFGDDHVMLLPTDHAAAESLLRGADLAYGSDEVIRQYADDPLVLPLNPGRSKILLTAETDWPKHLDTIVDSISHHGGTGCVNATAVLVEGDPAPVAEAIADRLALLPNLPPEDEKAVLPVQASSVARALEKFVLDKATGARALLGGAGFVEELGDGSAVLRPVVHQLERPDDPRAGVELPFPCLWVAPWSREAGIVPLRNTLVLGVHTKDERLISALVDEPSIANVYVGAHPTYWTDTGIPHDGHLAHFLMRTKGFIRG from the coding sequence ATGACAGACCTGATCCAGCTGGACGTCCTCGGCCCCGCCGGCCCCTACCGCTCCCGCAACCGAGCCACGGTGGCGGATGTCAGCGGACGGCCCGTGGCTGAGCTGAGCCTGGCACCGACGGTGTACGTCGACCGCGCCATGGCGGCGCTGCGCAGGGCGACACCGCTTCCGCTCGATGAGCGGGTCGCTGCCATCGCCCACGCCGGGCAGCTGTTTGCCACCAGCACCATCAACGGCCAGACAGTCGCCGAATACGAGCACGCGGTGAGCCGGGTGGGCGGCATACCGATCCAGGTAGTGCGGGCCGCCACCGCGACCGCGATGCGCCGCACCGAGCAGTTGTACAACAACCTGCAGCACGCTCGGCCCTGGGGCGCGGTCGGCGACTGGCGCGATCCGCTTACCCACGCGGGTAGGGCCGTGTGGTCCCGGCGCGGGGAGGTCTTCGCCGTGCATGCCGCCGGGAACCACCCCGGCACCCACACTCTGTGGCCGGAGGCCCTCGCGTTGGGCTATCGGGTGGCGGTGCGACCATCGCGACGCGAGCCGTTCACTCCGCACCGGCTCGTGACGGCCCTGCGCATGGCCGGGTTCGGCGATGACCACGTCATGCTGCTGCCTACTGACCACGCTGCCGCCGAGAGCCTACTGCGGGGCGCCGACCTGGCCTACGGCAGCGACGAGGTGATCCGCCAGTACGCCGATGACCCGCTCGTTTTGCCGTTGAATCCCGGACGCTCGAAGATCCTGCTCACCGCGGAGACAGACTGGCCTAAGCACCTGGACACCATCGTCGACTCGATCAGCCACCACGGGGGGACCGGCTGTGTGAACGCCACCGCTGTTCTCGTCGAGGGTGACCCAGCACCCGTGGCCGAGGCCATCGCCGACCGCCTTGCCCTCCTGCCCAACCTTCCTCCCGAGGACGAGAAGGCCGTGCTCCCGGTGCAGGCGTCCTCTGTCGCACGGGCGTTGGAGAAGTTCGTGCTGGACAAGGCGACGGGTGCACGGGCACTTCTAGGGGGAGCCGGGTTCGTGGAGGAACTCGGTGACGGCAGCGCCGTGCTCCGCCCGGTAGTGCACCAGCTGGAGCGTCCGGACGACCCGAGGGCAGGTGTTGAGTTGCCCTTCCCCTGCCTGTGGGTCGCCCCCTGGTCACGTGAGGCGGGAATCGTTCCTCTGCGCAACACGCTTGTTCTGGGCGTTCACACCAAGGACGAGCGGCTTATCAGCGCGCTCGTGGACGAGCCGTCTATCGCCAACGTCTACGTCGGTGCCCACCCGACCTATTGGACGGACACCGGCATCCCGCACGACGGGCATCTCGCGCACTTCCTCATGCGCACCAAGGGATTTATTCGGGGCTGA